TGGGTATGGGAACCTGATTCCGATTTCTACGCTCCAGCGCCATCAGTCTAATGGCTACCAATTGGCAAGTCCGGTGCATAATAAAATGTGGATCGTTCCAACACGCAGCCAGAAGCAGGCAATTGTGGCCAGTCGGGTGCAATGTTGCTATGTGCTCCATATTTCCTGGAACATTTTGAGGTTGAGGCTCGTCCGTATGAAACGCCTGGACAACGAGGACACACCGATGAACGGGGACTCCGTATGTACACAACATTCATGACATTATAAGCGTTTCAATGGCGCCCGTGAATgaagcacacgtacacgcttTTCACTATTTATTGACCAAGTTCGACAAGAACATCGTACCGGGAACATAATGCCACCCTCATTCGATGTCACTGCATTTAGATACTATTCCAAAGTACAAGTTGTCGGTTTTATGTTATGCGAGGCGAGGATCAAATAAGTTTTAGTTAAGGAATACGAAACAATATACGATGCTATGTTTAATTTCATGAAAATATTTTAGTGCTCTAAGTCAAGCTTATAATGGGACTGTGAATCAGTTTTCCAAGCGACGTTAAATGTATAGCAGATCATTTATTATCAAACTCATGCTCTCGTTCCTATCTTTCGCTTCTGTCGTATCGTGTTCGCTGCGCGTTGGTTTCACGTTAGTTTTTCCTCCAGATGTGAAAAGCTCATCTTGCACCAGAACCTAACCGTCTCTTTCgtctattttgttttcgcttcttttacACACATGAACCGCGAACGTGGCATTTTCATTGGGATGATGTTAGCTCAAGGAAAAAGTTGCTTCGCTGGAGAAGAAACTAACCGAGGAGAAGCGCCGGAACGAGGATCTACAGTTCAGCGTGGACGAGGTGACCTTCTGTGGCGAGGAGCTCAATGTAAGTACTCCAAGGTTAGGGGGACAGGGTGGCCAAGGGATCCCGGGTCCGGGGGTTTGTTGGCCAACACTATACACTACGTGCCACCTCGTACATGTGAGGGACTGCGGTGCTGCTTTCCTTTTGGTGGGCTCTCGGTGTCAagatgaagcataaattattattagcTTCGTGACTGGGTCACATCCTCTCGGTTCAGTTCCGTATCGAGTTGGTGTAAGAACCATTAATGAAGTCTTAACGTAGTTTCAACCCCCGAGAGACAACACACTACAGGTGTCTATCGTGGTTCTACTCTTAAAGAAACAATTGCACCTGTTGTACAACAATTTCATACATTCCATGTTTCATTTAATGTCTAATTCATCCTTCACATTGCGTACCTTATTTTCAgggaaaaattcaaaattctgTAAATGTGAGTATCACATCGTTCGTAAAGAGCAACTGAACAGCTGTCCACCACCGAAATCGATATTGACGTATCGATATTGGCTTAGTTATACCGTTGCATGAAGTAATATTATTCATTATTCGCCTTGTAGAATGTCCTTTTCCTGTTTATGAGATGTGTTAACCAATTTGCTTTCCTCCGTTGAATCATTCGCGTTCAATTGGTTTTGCTGTGTTGCTCTTTACGAATCGACTCCCATTCCACATTGGTGCTTAATAATTGGTACTGATCTCATATACTGTATGTCGTAAGAAAACCGTTTGCATGATATTCTCTCGCTGATATTTTCCTTATTTTGCATGACGATTGTATCGTATGAAGTTGTCCCTTTAAGTTGAAATCCGTATGTTCTGTTGCATCCGTAGCTTCTCTGTTAGACAACGAATGTTTGTTCATTGACGGGGAAGTCAGGTTAGAGCATCCGTGGGATTTATTCGCCCGTTGAGATAAGAGCTTGTCATGTAGTGCTTTCTTGGAATTAATCGATCTACTCTAAAATTCCTCCTGGATCAGGTACAAACTCAAGTGTTCAAGGAACGGATAGCGGAGTTGGAAGCACAATTGAGCAGTGGTGGGTCTGAGAAGGTTGGCGAATCCACTGCGGCCACTGTACTGCCGGAAGATGTCAATGGTAAGGACAAAGCTCTTGTAACCAGTTCAACCGATGAACCATGAACCAACCAACTTTCCCTCCACTTCACGCAGTCATTAGGGTACAGCTGAACACCGAGATCGATAGGCTGAAGGCGGAAAATTCCTCCAAAGATCAGAAGCTACATCTTACCGAAGAGTTGAAGCGTTCgcttgaaaatgaaattcaaaatctACACGAAAAGCTCGCCGAAACGGAGCGTTCTGCGGCTAGCAAGCTATCGGCGCTTACGATTAGCGAGGAGTGTCTTAAGGAGCAGATCAACTATCTCGAGCATCGGGTCGACGAGCAAAGTGATCAGCTAACGGCGAAGGATGCTGAACTGGAGAAGCACAATTTGGCGCTGAAAAATGCCGAAAGCGAGGTTGATGAACACGTTGCAGCGTTGCAGGGAGAGCTGCGCGCAAAGCAAGAACTGCTGggggaaagcgagaaaaatcTTAGGAAACTCGAAGCGGAAATGGACGAACTGAGGGGTGATCTACGTCAACGGGATTTGAAGGTAGCCGAGGGTGAAACCGGCATGAAAGTGGTGCTTCAGGAGAAGGATGCAACGATCGAGAAACTGAAGCAACAGGTGGCTGATCTGGAGCAGAAGCTTACCATCGACACAGTAGCTCGCTCAACGTTAGAGGAGGAACTGAAGGTTGCCAAACGAGCGGCGGCAGATCTTGAGGTAAGCCGTAACGGTAACGAGAAATTGTTACTAGAACTGCAGGAGAAACTGGCAACGAGTGAGAAAAGTCTACAAGCAGAGATTAAAATGCGGCAAGAGAAGGAGTCGATGGGGCTTCAAATGCAAGCGTTACTGACGGAACTGGGCACATCGAACGATGAAATGACCGCTCAATTGGTGACCAAAGAGGAAGCATTAACCAACGGCAAAAAGTTGCTAGATGAGCTGGAAGCTGATCGTTTGAAACTTCAAGCAGACCTGAAAACACTACGGGAAACCATCGAGCAGACGCGCACTGAGGCGGAagcaaaatcgatcgaactgcAGGCCAGGATTGATGCCGATCGGACGAACCTCGAAGCCACCAAGAAGCAACTGCATGCTGCCGAGCAGGAAAATCTAGCCAAAGATAAGCAACTTGAGGAAGACGAGGTCCTAGTGGCAGCACTACAGAAGGAACTCAAGGAGCTTAACGGGGCAAATGTCACACTAAATCAGGAACTGTCGGCCATCAAGAACAGTTTCGCTGACAAAGATGGTACGGTGGCGAAATTGCTCGAGGAGAAAGGTGCTCTAGAATCTCAACTGCAATCCACGAGTGCAGAAGCTGCagaaaaactgaaacaatTGGAAGAAGAGCTAGCGCAACGTGAAATCGCTTGGCAGAAGGATGAGGAGCAGAAGGCTGCCCTCACGAAACAGGAACTTTCCCAACGCGATGCAAAGCTAGGTGAGCTTACCGTTGCAACGGAAGAACGCCAAAAGCAATTGGATGCAGCGCGTCAAACATTACAAGAATTACaagaaaaattgaaagaaacggATGTAGCGCTTGTATCGAAATCTGCTGATGCCCAGCTCTTTGAGCAACAGTTGGTAAGTTTGCGTGCCGAACTTTCCACGAAAGAGGAACAAACAGGCAAGCTCAATGCAGCTCTCACCGAGGCCACCAGCCGCTTGGAGGGCGACGAGAAGAAACTGAGTGAAGTGCAGGAACAGTTCGGTAAACTGGAAATCGAACATGCCGATTTACGGCGCAAAATGGAAGCACTTGAGCAAAAATCGTCCCAAGTGCAGGCTCAGAAAGCAGAACTGGAACAGGAACTGCATACGCTTCGATCAAGCACACTGGATTCCAACTCGGAGCTGGCGAAGGTTAGCGAAGAGCTGAAAGCTAAACAGCGTGCGTTGGAAGAGCTGCAGGACAGCTATAACACGTTTAAGATCGACAACGAACGGCGTGCGGATGAGAGTGCTCAGTTTAATGCCAGCTTACAGGAACAAGTTGTGCGTTTGCGCCAAGAGATGCAACAGATCACCGATCAAAAGATCATCCAGGAGAACGAACTGAACACGGAGCTTCGCAAGATCAAGGACATGgccgagcaggagaaggaaaatcTCGTGCGTGAGATTGCTGCGCTTCGAGCGAGTTTCGACGAGGAAACGTTACGGTTGAGGAATGAGTTGGCGGACAGTGCGGCAAAGGAAGCATCGCTGAAGGATCAGTTAGCGACACTGCAAACGCTACACGATCAATCTTCGGCCCAACAAATGGCTGAACTGGAGCGGATCCATACGGAACGTACCCAGGAAAAGGAAGCTAGCGAAGCCCGAGCCAATGAAGCGGCCGATAGAGAGGAAAAGCTCAAGAAACAGCTGGAAGATATGAGAGCGGAATTACAGGAATTTACACACAATCTGGACGTAGTTCGCAAGGCTTCTGAGGAGGGTTCGGGCGAGCTATCGAGACAACTGGAGCAAAAGTCAGCAACCATTGCCGGATTGGAGAAGGAGCTGGGACAGCAGCGTACACAGCTAGAGCAGCGATCCCAGGACGTGAGTGAAATGATCGAGAAGCTAGACGCGAGTGCCAAAGCACAATCGGAACTGCTAAAACAGTTGGCCGACAGTCAGGAGCAAGTGTTGGCCCTGAGCAAAGCCAAGGATGAATCGGAAAAAGCTTGCCAAGCAACGCGCAAACAGCTGGATGAACTTAATAGTACGTTCGGTGAGATGGAGGAAGAGCAGGTGGATCTGGTTAGTCGCGAGGAAACGTTGAAGAAAGAGCTGGCTCAGCTCGAGGAACGCATGCAGGGTTCTGCCAATGAGCACCTTAATCAGCTTGAGCTGCTGAACAGTAAGAACAACGATATGTTGAAGCTGGTCGAGACGACAACGGAGGCTAAGACGGCAGTAGAGAAGGAACTGACTTTGCTAAAGACCGAACTGGACCAGAAGTCTGCTACCACGCTGACTCTGCAATCCAGAGTGGACGAGCTAATACCGTTGGTCCAGACGTGTGCTGAGATGGAACAGAAGCTACAATCTctacagcagcaactggcggCCAAAGATTCAACGACGGAGGAGCTCACGAAGACTTTGGAGGGTTCGAAACAGGAATCTGCGGCACGGTTGGTGGCTTTGAGCgctgccgaagaagaagcacaaaagTTACGCCAAGCTATTTCCGGCAAGGATGCGAATCTACAGGAACTTCAATCGAAGCTCGATGCATCGGATCAGAATCTAAAGGAGCGTAGTGATGCAGCAAATCGTTTGACTGTCGAACTGCGCCAGACGATTGAGAGTGGCCGCACCACCCAGCGCGAGCAAGAGGATCGTGCCAAAGAGCAACAACGTCGGATTAGCGAGCTGGAAACGAAACTGGCAGCTCAAGCAACACAATTTGATGAGCTGCTCGATCGCAAGAAATGTTCCGAAACAGAACACTCGGCCCGGACGCACGAACTATCCCAGAAGCTactcgaaatggaaaatagcAAACGGCAAGAAATTCAGGAGCTAGAGCAACGGTTGTCGGTAATGGTGGAGCATACCGAGGCTCAACTTACCGCCGCGGTAAGTACTGCCACCGCACAGCAACGTTCGGCCGAAAAGCGCCAGCAGGAGCTCGAGTGTACCAGAAAGGATCTAGAGCTACGTGAAACGGAGCTACAGTTGGCGAACCGTCGGTTGGAGAAGGACAATGAACGATTGCGGGCGGATTTGCTGGTCAAAGAACGGGAACTGGCAAAGCTAGATAAGGCAGCTGCCAACAATGTCCAGCCAACGGCGACATCGCTGGTCGGTTTAACGGAAGATGATAGCGGAGCACAGATTGATTTCCTCAACTCGATCATCGTCGATATGCAGCGCAAAAATGAGAAACTGAAGCTGCGTGTGCAAGCGCTCGAATCAACTGGCACCGAAAGGTAAGAGAACACGTGAAGAGAATCCGAGGGGCGTTGGGAATTATGTGGGATATTAATGTCTCACCTTTTCTACTTCTCAATCTCAGTCACAACATGAGCTTCGAGATCCAGAAACGCAAACCGGCGCCCCGCGTTTTCTGCGACATTTGCGACGAGTTTGATCAGCATGAAACCGAAGATTGTCCCAAGCAGTGTTCCGACAGTCCACCGGAATCGTTGAAACatccgggtggtggtggtgatgcgaaGGAACGCAAGTTGCCAGCGCCTCGAAAGTATTGTGAAAGCTGTGAGGGTAAGTTCGCAAATAGAAGGACGGGGTTATCTAGCTTAGTGTCCTTAGACGACGATATCATGTTTCTTCGTCCACCGCGAGGTTCACGCGGGGGTCATTCTAGATAATAAAAAAGCGAGCGCTCGGAACGCTAGGTTAATTTATTGTGTCCTACACGACCACCGTGTTCCGTTGAAAGTAATAAATTTAAGGTGGATTAAAGGACGGGGACGGGAATAAACATGATATCGCTTTAGGGTCCAATTAGCTACATCCTTTTTGGGAAGTTCATTCGTATCGCggcatggttggtggtgcattgcatttaattttctACGCCATGCACCTTCTCCGTATGATGTTACGACCGTACTAAATGTAATCTTTccttttcgttctcttcttttttcagTGTTTGACCACGAGATAGGAGAGTGTCCTGATGATGAAACGTACTAGGGTCATCGCTTCAACTCCGGAAGTCGCTCAATTTGTACGGCTCAACGGGAACGGTTTTATTGTTCGTTTCACATCGATACCGATTTCTTAGAGCGttgtttccctttccttttaaTGTTCTTATTTGTGCTCGATCCGCAAATTTAGTTGCAGACGAGATGAGGTCGATTATTTATAAAGGGCAGGCAGGAATGAGGGAATGAAATATGTTATATGTTGAcagtttgttttaaaaaatgattagCTGGAGATCGGAAAGGTATGATTTCAGAAGAACAGATAGGATAATTGTTAAATCAAGTTCCTTGTGAACCATTTCGAGGTAAAATCAATCGCAATATAAAGGCATGATTTAGCATTAGTTAGaataattcaatatttataCTGAACATACAATATATATAGGTCACCAAACAGACACACCTTACACACCCTCGTTCGTACCGTAAACGACGCACAGCCGAGCCCAGCCCTCGAGATGGTTGGCCCGTTAAAACGCGGTCCGAATGAGtcgcatgctgctgccgcagcagACCAAGCCCCATCCCGAATAGGAGCGTGCCCTCGGTCGTTCAATCGccaccttccttcttttctttcatcgCCTCACGGAACCGCTCCTCGAACAGCGAGAGCTCAGACAGCAGATCGGTGATGGCGTTCATGAAGGCTTCGTGCGGCGAATATTCCGACGTCGTCTGGATGCGCAGAACGAACTTGTGCTCGAGCGGGTGGGGAAGTTTATAGCCTGCGAACAGGACATTCGGGTCCTTCAGTagctggctgatgatgatgacgagcgagaaagagaaagcatcAGTATTTGCGCCAGGTTCCGGTGAGGCTCACAACTCACTTGCGGATCATGTTTCCCAGTGTATGATCTTCCTTGTTGACGGTGAAGATGGCCGCATTCGGCACCTTCATGTCCGGCTCCTTTATGATCCTGACGAAGGACGAGAGAGCAAATCGAGGATAACAACCGACAATCACAACAGAAAACCCACGCTCCTGGCCGGCCACACACGGCGTTCCTCGAACTTACTTCTTTTCTCCCTCGTACAGCAGGAAGGATTCGAATGTTGGCGGTGCGTTCATTGTTGAATGAGGTAGTTTTACTAATAAAGTATCTGAAAAGTACTGAACTGAACCGGGAACGGACGCTTTTTTCACGAAATATCCGAAAAACACCGGCAACGATTTTGTTTACACTCGCTTCGTGCCGCCTTGTTTGACAGTGATGTCTTTCTTTGGACGTGTGTCGGTTCTTAGAATCTTTTGCAAGTCGCTGTTTATACGGATGAGCCCATTTCTACACTGCTAATTTTGAGGGTTAATTCAGTATTTTAGGATGCGGGTTTCGACGAAAAATACTTCCCATTAATTTAGAAACAGATTTTCGTGGTTTGAGATTagatttttgatatttttttttggttttgaaaatgaaGGAGGCGAGCTGTCAAAGCGCAACCTGCAGCGAAACTTGGACGATCCGGCGCACGCAACCCGAAGCAAGCCatcctttttcgttcgtcCGGGCGGTTTCTCGTGGAAATCCTGTTCGTTTTATCCGCGGACCTCGTCGCGAGGAAGTGTCCTGCTGGCGTTCTGCGAGTGATCTTGGTCCTGCAGCGAGAAAAGTAACGAAACGCCCGCCTAACGGCACGCACGGTTCGGTGGTGTGAAGCAAACCTGAATAAACAAACCGTGAAACGCGAAGTAGTGCAAACGTCCGCGTTGGTAACCACGGACGACGTCGTCACCCGCGTTCGCTCTTATCTCTCGCTGTTCCCGGAGTGGACCTCCTTTTATCGGCTGATAATTGGTGGGGTGTTTTACCGCGAGAAGCCGTTCGGTGCCAGATAAAAGCGGGACCACAAACGGGCGCTTGAGTCGCTTAAGTGCCCCGCAAGCTGCGTTTCCGCGACTCCCGGTGGCCGTATCAACAACTGTGCGCGCTGCAAAAGTAGTGTTTTGGGAGTTTTCTTCTGTTCCAGGAgttttcgtggaaaaaaaggaaaacgcgaACCACGACCAGCCCCGATTCGCGTCCCGCATTTGACAGTAGCTGTCAAAGTCCTGCTGAGCGATCCGTGCGGAATCCGGGGCTCGTCCAGCAGGGGGGGCGTGTTGTGTGAAGAAGGATTGTGTGCCATTTTTCAGTgcttttcgtcttcttttcaCAGTGAAATTCCGTGCTTGCAGCTAAGCAGCAGCCTCCGCCCGTGAAAACGCGTCCAGCCTCCCGACGCCGGTCGCTCGCCTGCTTACTGTGTGTTGtgtctacgtgtgtgtgtgtgaatgtgtatGTGCATTTCGTGTAGGAGCTGTACGTGTTTTGTGTCACATTTTTAGTGCCCGTCGTGAGTGAATCGCTAAAATCGGTCCTCCCTCCTACTGCCGCCCCGTTCGGTAACATTCTCCGGCAGTTCCGCCAAGATCCGTGCCGACGGTAGTGCGTGAGGTGTGCGACCGTCTGGCAGCTCGCCTGAAGAAGGTGTCCTGCTGTCTCGTTTGTGCCCCGGAGCTGTGTTTGTGCCGCGTGTCTGTATCATCGCAAATAATCAATGCAAATAACTAGCCACTGGATACGCCAGTAGCAGCGCCACACCCCCTCAAAACGACAAGAAAGTCGTCGTCTCCAAGCAACaggcgacggacggacggacgaacgaacggggcaACGTAGGTAAAGTAGGCGGCAGCGACTGTGAAGACGTTCGATTCGCCAAAGTACCGGCGCATCAAGTAGACTGCGACGTAAAGTGCACCCACGGGGATCAATCAGCATGGCAGAAGCAGCTAATAGTGCGGCAGCAGgtgcgacggcggcagcagctgcagcagctggtggagCAGCAGGGGGAGCGGCGGCCAATAACAACGGTATTGTCAACACGAACCCAAACGCAGAAGTCATCCGTGGCCAGTTGTTCGAGGTCGGACCTCGGTACACCAACCTGGCCTACATCGGTGAAGGAGCCTACGGAATGGTTGTGTAAGTACCCAGAATCTTTAGCCAGCCCAGACactcctctccttccttcgttgACCTACTTTTCAGCCCACCTAGGCCACCGTCGGTGGTTGGTCGGGTCCATCTTTTGCCTGTTTGTTGCCTGTTTATTGCATACATTTGTCACCCGCTTTCCCGTCCAGTCgggacgggttttttttttattcatttttgcttctttggTATTTTTAGTTCCATTCTGTTATTTTGGGGTGCCTTTGCTATCATCAGCATGACGGCAATGGCAACGGTGACGGTCTTTGGTTGCTCTCTGGAGCATCGCGCACATGCGAATCGTCGTAGGATGTGGTTTTTGGCAACGGCGAACGCTGGTGGTAGCGCATAAAAAGTGTTGATAAAAATAACTCCATCGCATTCCTTCCACCAACTGCGGCTAACCGGCGCCCCGTGGGCTGCAATAAGCAGCGAACAGTTCTTTTCCTGGCGAATTATCTGCATCCGGGGCGATGGCTCAATGTTGGGACagagaaaatcaatattaaaccacatccacacatacacagcctCCATCGGGCGCCTGCAAAGCGCTAGCGGTGGCGAGATAGAGCAGCATTACCACCAGGAATGGCATGCAGGAAACTCGGCGTCACGCTTTTTTAATATGCTACCACTGCCGGAACAGCCGGGCCTGGCTTTATGATGACACAAGACAGTTGATAGAGGTTTCACGCTCTGCATCGATTGCAGGCGGATTAAAGGAAACAATAGTCCGTTGATCCtctctgtcgctgctgctatcaGCGCGCATTACTCGGATCAATTGCAACCCGGGCTTCCGGTTGATCCCTCGGCTTTATGGCTGATCACTGTGCTTGTTACGCGTACTTATAACTCACTGGTTCATAGAATACAAAGCATAAATAAGGGGAACGCGTACAAACATAATTTAATCGAAAGGGAGGGGCTACAGGATGGGAATGTTTGGTTGGGATTCAAGGGAACCGCAACCGTTCAAAAGTGAATCGTGCCCATCTGCTAATGAGTGTGCTTCACTGTTCTGTGAAGCAAAACGTGTCCTCACATccgtttgtttgatgttggcGTCCCATACGCGCTTATCCTACTGAGCGGAGGATCTCACGCTCTTTTTCGTTCGATGATTTTTCTAGATGACCAACACGTGTAATGGCATGCATCGAACCCTCGGCACGAAGTGGGGTTTTCCGGGAATGGGCACAATGGTAACGCCCCTTTGGCGACATTCGTTTGATCGTCAATCCCCATTAGTTATCGGCTTTATATCGCTTTAAATTTAGATCTGTCAAAAGCGTAAGCAACGCTAATGGATGACGCTTGGTTACAGGCATCTCTTTCATTGCTGCATCGTTTTTTCTAAGAAGGTTTGCCTTATTTTGCGAAAAAGAGATAAAGTTTTCTTCGGCTGGTTTCATGAGTGGTACCCGAGGGCATCCCGGTACCGGGACTACGCATGACACCCTAAATTTCCCTGTCGAAAATTGGATGAAAATTGGTTGGCACTAAGGATGTTGATGTGATACTGTTCATCGAGCGTCACGTACTGATGGTGTCCCTGATGTGGTCTTCCAGCACGAAGGTATGTTTGTGGGGAGGGGCTTTTCCGTGCACTCCGCACACACGGGATCACATTCACGTTCTCACATCACTTCACATCAAAAATCACATTCTCTAGAGGTCGGCCGATGCCATGCAAGGGTTTATAACGTTCCGTTTCTTGGTTGAAcagagaagcaacagaaaacgaaaagcaatcgGTGTAGAGAGCACGCAGAGACGGTTTAGCTGTTGCTAGGTGCGTTTCTAAGCTACTGTCTAGCCCCGTTGACTcttgtttgtttcgattggtCACGTGTTGCTTTCATTCCATTCTAGTCAACCTCTCTGGCACTCGATGCTCTAGGCTCAGTAATCCCGGAGGAAGCGAACCGCCGTAACGTGTGCCATCTTGGAAGATGAAATTACCTTTTGGGAAGAAGCCCAGCTTCCGGTACGGACGGGAGGAGCTTCCgttttttccttccgtttcggGATCAAAAGACGTCCAGAGTGTCGGGCAGGACAGTGTGCCTTGGGCCGAGACGTTTTAGGCGTCCTTCCGCAGGGATTATTGTGATTATGTGCCGTCCTGGTCTCCATTCATTTCATCACTTCTCCCTCCTCACCGAGCGTGCTGGTGGGAGTTGTGTTTGTCACAATGTTGGGTGGTGGATGGCGGTGAATGAAATATCACCGAACCGCCGAACGGCGGTAATGTGTGCAACAGGCAAAGTATAGAAAGAATAGCGGCATCAAGTACGCCCCCTTCCTTCGTGCGTCATCATCCCATCGGAACCGGAGTCCAGTAAATGGCGGTCCTTGGTATCAAGCTGCTGTAGTTGTTGCCCGGTGCACAATTCGCAGATAGTGAAGCCATAATTGTTCCAACTAAGGAAGGCGCAACGTTCTACGTCATTACCCTTAGATACGATTATGGGTTTTGCGTTGGGTGCCTGTTTCTAAGCATGCATTGTGTAAGGCGGCCACAGTAATGATGCCTGGGAAGTGGCTTGAATGGTGTGCGCAATTTGTTGTTCGTTAATTACTTCAATCTACTTGGTTTTGAGCTCGAGCCAAGCCTCAATTTTGATATTACTCGAATTAATGACTATTTTGAGCAACACTGGAAGCTACAGTTAACGAAAGCATAGAATACACTCTAAATAGATGGTACATTTTGGTTGAAATTAGAAAACtgtttggaatgatgatgaattgatCTGGTTGAGAATAAAGCAACATCTTTCCGCTATCGTAGTATCGCGAGACAGACGAGGTAAATGATCATGATGATAAGCACGTGATTGCAGTACGATGATGAGTGTTTTTCCGCCATTAATCGGTCACGATGCTTGTGTGTCCCATCCTATACTTTGCACGATTGGCGTAATGATaggaccaaaccaaacccaaaacaagcTAGCCAGCTGGTACCTCCTGCGAGGGGGCAACAAATGATATTCATGTTCTCTAGCGAGAGCGGCGGGTGCCCTGGGTCAATTCTAATTAATATTCTTACTTTTGCGCAAACCATCGCATCTTTGCGTGATTGCGTATCGTTGCTCTGTGTACTACTCGAGTGTTTGCTCCTCGTCCTGGCCTGGTCCCTAGTTGGAATCGCGTGCCAAGCAAATATTCAACTTTTCGCATTTTGCCTCGTTTTCCATCGTTTATACGCATTTCCTACAGATTTAatttgcagcagcaagggTTTGGTGATTTTCACAATTGAATTCTTGGCTCTGATGGAGTGATGGATGGTGGAGGAGACGCAAAAGATACAATTTGTGAGCGAAATATGCTGTTCTGGCGCAGCATTTCGGAATTTGGTTCTCTTTTGGTCTTTGTTGAAGTGAATGTGGCTTGCATCAATGTTCTTAATACTACTCagtgtaaaaaaaatatttctttgTGCACTTCTGCCTATG
The sequence above is a segment of the Anopheles darlingi chromosome 2, idAnoDarlMG_H_01, whole genome shotgun sequence genome. Coding sequences within it:
- the LOC125959032 gene encoding restin homolog isoform X5, which produces MEEGDTTVAADAAAAGSETTEPTDAAPGATEAGPGSSVNGGSVIRPPTASGIQPPKVRAIAKPSGIKPPSANFGGSTTSLASTSSQLTTTSAATGIGTATSTRIGRLCQGHGTPKAGPPPLEPKHQGAILTADTDSFIIGQRVWVGGVRPGQIAYIGETHFAPGEWAGVVLDEPNGKNDGSVSGKRYFQCEPKKGVFSRLTRLTREQLAGGAGGNADSTASTPLDASFRSLTSPARSGTVSPTHSVQSYASKSPAIAGKAASLNVGDRVIVSSGFGSRPGILKYLGETKFASGTWCGVQLDEASGKNDGTVDGVRYFECPAKYGIFVPIAKVTLSPSARKTSARLSRANSKESLNSLATMSSIATTATSRLRMSAQRKSSVSAVPSTPKASFSLQDVLREKQNHIEQLMQEREIDREESANQSIMYQKNIQQLKEKVASLEKKLTEEKRRNEDLQFSVDEVTFCGEELNVQTQVFKERIAELEAQLSSGGSEKVGESTAATVLPEDVNVIRVQLNTEIDRLKAENSSKDQKLHLTEELKRSLENEIQNLHEKLAETERSAASKLSALTISEECLKEQINYLEHRVDEQSDQLTAKDAELEKHNLALKNAESEVDEHVAALQGELRAKQELLGESEKNLRKLEAEMDELRGDLRQRDLKVAEGETGMKVVLQEKDATIEKLKQQVADLEQKLTIDTVARSTLEEELKVAKRAAADLEVSRNGNEKLLLELQEKLATSEKSLQAEIKMRQEKESMGLQMQALLTELGTSNDEMTAQLVTKEEALTNGKKLLDELEADRLKLQADLKTLRETIEQTRTEAEAKSIELQARIDADRTNLEATKKQLHAAEQENLAKDKQLEEDEVLVAALQKELKELNGANVTLNQELSAIKNSFADKDGTVAKLLEEKGALESQLQSTSAEAAEKLKQLEEELAQREIAWQKDEEQKAALTKQELSQRDAKLGELTVATEERQKQLDAARQTLQELQEKLKETDVALVSKSADAQLFEQQLVSLRAELSTKEEQTGKLNAALTEATSRLEGDEKKLSEVQEQFGKLEIEHADLRRKMEALEQKSSQVQAQKAELEQELHTLRSSTLDSNSELAKVSEELKAKQRALEELQDSYNTFKIDNERRADESAQFNASLQEQVVRLRQEMQQITDQKIIQENELNTELRKIKDMAEQEKENLVREIAALRASFDEETLRLRNELADSAAKEASLKDQLATLQTLHDQSSAQQMAELERIHTERTQEKEASEARANEAADREEKLKKQLEDMRAELQEFTHNLDVVRKASEEGSGELSRQLEQKSATIAGLEKELGQQRTQLEQRSQDVSEMIEKLDASAKAQSELLKQLADSQEQVLALSKAKDESEKACQATRKQLDELNSTFGEMEEEQVDLVSREETLKKELAQLEERMQGSANEHLNQLELLNSKNNDMLKLVETTTEAKTAVEKELTLLKTELDQKSATTLTLQSRVDELIPLVQTCAEMEQKLQSLQQQLAAKDSTTEELTKTLEGSKQESAARLVALSAAEEEAQKLRQAISGKDANLQELQSKLDASDQNLKERSDAANRLTVELRQTIESGRTTQREQEDRAKEQQRRISELETKLAAQATQFDELLDRKKCSETEHSARTHELSQKLLEMENSKRQEIQELEQRLSVMVEHTEAQLTAAVSTATAQQRSAEKRQQELECTRKDLELRETELQLANRRLEKDNERLRADLLVKERELAKLDKAAANNVQPTATSLVGLTEDDSGAQIDFLNSIIVDMQRKNEKLKLRVQALESTGTESHNMSFEIQKRKPAPRVFCDICDEFDQHETEDCPKQCSDSPPESLKHPGGGGDAKERKLPAPRKYCESCEVFDHEIGECPDDETY